The genomic DNA TAGACGCATTAATCGCACGGGTGATCGAACGCACTCAAGCATCGAAAAACTTGACGCAAAACGATCGCGTTCATCATGCTAATTCCCGATCGGTATTAGGATTTCGTCCTTCAATCAAAGAAATGGTATATCCCATCTATCCCCAAAGAAGTTCGGGTGCGAGAATTTGGGATATTGATGGGAATGAATATATAGATATGTCAATGGGATTTGGCGCACTTTTATTCGGTCATTCTCCATCTTTTATTATTAATGCAATTCAAGATTATGTTCACCAAGGAATACAACATGGCCCACAATCAGCTTTGGCCGGTAAAGCTGCTCAGTTAGTTTGCGAATTAACAGGTCAAGAAAGGGCTTGTTTTTGTAATGACGGCAGCGAAGCGGTAATGGGAGCAATTCGCATCGCTCGCGCCATTACAGGGCGCGAAAAGATTGCTTTTTTTGCAGGTTCCTATCACGGAACTTTGGATGAAGTTTTGGTTGCCGGAGTACCTAGTGAAGATGGAAAGTTGCGTTCGATTGCGATCGCTCCTGGTATTCCGCAACATAAAGTTGAACAAGTAATAGTTCTAGATTACGGAAATCCCAAATCACTAGATATTATCAGATCTCACGCTAGTGAACTAGCTGCTATTTTGGTGGAGCCAATTCAAAGCGCTAAACCGGATTTACAACCTAAAGAATTCTTACATGAATTGAGACAATTAACTCAAGAAATGGGAATTGTTTTAATTTTCGATGAAGTGATTACCGGATTTCGGATGCACCCAGGCGGGATGCAAGCGTTGTGGAATATTCGAGCTGATATCACAACTTATGGTAAAGCAATTGGTGGTGGAATGCCGATCGGAGTAATAGCTGGTAAGGCTACTTTTATGGACGCATTAGATGGTGGATTTTGGAGTTATGGAGATGCGTCTTATCCTGAAGTGGAAGTTACTCACTTTGCAGGTACTTTTTTTAAGCATCCTCTCGTGATGGCTGCTACTTTGGCGGCACTCACTCACCTTAAGAATAGCGGCGCAAAACTGCAAGAAGAGTTAACTACCAAAACTATAAAACTCGTCAATACGCTCAATACTTACTTCGAGCAAAAACAGTTACCAATTCAGGTAGTTCATTTTGGTTCTCTCTTCCGTTTTGCTTATTCTCCTACCCTAAATTGGATGGATTTATTCTTTTATCATTTGCTAGAAAAGGGAATCTTTGCTTTAGAAAACCGGAGACTTTTCTTATCTACCGCTCATACTGATGAAGATATCGAGCGGATGATTCAAGCAGTTAAGGAAAGTATAAGCGAAATGCAAGAAGGTGGATTTTTACCACCGGAGGTTTTATGTAGGGGCAGTGCCCCCGTGCCTGCCCCAAACCCAAAAGGGGCAACCACAGGGGGATTGCCCCTACAAGAGAATGAAACTGCTCTGCCCAGGGAAGGGGGACTCCAAACTCTGCCCCTAACAGAAGCACAAAAAGAACTTTGGGTAATGGCACAAATGGGAGAAAATGTCTCCCGTGCTTACAACCAATCAACGACAATTCATCTGCGCGGTTCGTTCAATTTGGTAGCAGCACGTAAGGCAATTCAAGAAGTAGTAGATCGCCACGAAGCATTGGGAGCAACCTTTAGCCCGTCAGGAGATTATCAACAAATTAATTCGACTCTGACTATCAACATTCCGGTAGTAGATTTCTCGACTTTAGATGACAGCGATCGCGCCACACATTTAGAGGAATTTTTAGCTACAGAAGCACGACAAACTTTCAATCTTGAAACTGGCCCTTTAGTCCGCACCCAAATCGTCAAATTAGAAGAAAAACATCATCTTTTAGTGCTGACAGTTCATCACATTATTGCTGATGGTTGGTCATTGGGAGTTTTGCAACAAGAACTAGCCGCAATTTACACAGCCGAATGGCAAGCGATCGCACATCAACTCCCACAACCAATGCAGTTAAGCGAATACGTTCAATGGGAAGCAAGCCAGCAGGAAAGTGCAAAAATGGCAAAAGCTGAGGCTTATTGGTTGCAGCAATTTTCCAGTTCCGTTCCGGTGTTAGAATTACCAACCGATCGTCCGCGACCATCAGTTAATCGCTATGTCGGTACTAGACAAAGTTTCATACTGGATACATCTTTTTATGACGCTTTGAAAAACGCAAGTATCAAGTTTAAAAGCACCTTATTTACAACAGCTTTGGCTGGATTTTTGGCATTACTGCACCGATTGACGGGTCAGGAAGATATCGTGATTGGTATCCCTTCAGCCGGACAATTATCTGTCGAAGGTGAATCTCTTGTCGGTCACTATGTGAACTTATTGCCAATCCGCAGTCAAGTTGGGACAAACCCAACATTTACACAATATTTAAGTTCAATAAAACAGGTGTTATCCGATGCTTATGACCATCAAATTTATCCGTTTATTAGGTTGGTTAAGAAATTAAATCTGCCAAGAGATACCAGTCGTCCACCTTTAGTGACAATACTATTTAATTGGGATCGACCTATGGCTACCTTAGAGTCTTTTAGCCAAAAAGTAGAGTTTGTCAGAAATACGACCAATTCTTCCATCTCGGATATTTTTCTGGATATCCACCAACAAAATGACGAACTTGTAGTCGATTGTGAATACAACACCGACTTATTTGACTCGCAAACTATTGAACGGTGGATGAAACATTGGCAAACTTTGCTAGAAAGCATTTTTGCTAATCCAGAACAGCGAGTTTGGGATTTACCTTTACTGAAATCACCCGAAATAAAACAGTTGTTGTTGGAATGGAATGATACTCAAACTGACTATCCTCAACACTGCATTCACGAACTTTTTGAAGCACAAGTGGAATGCACGCCTGATGCTGTGGCGGTGATGTTTGAAAACCAAAGTTTGACTTATCGAGAACTGAATGCTAAGGCTAATCAACTAGCACATTACCTACAAAAATTGGGGGTTAATTCGGAAGTAATAGTCGGGATCTGTTTAGAGAGATCCCTCGATCCGATCGTCGCAATTTTGGGTGTTCTCAAAGCAGGTGGCGCATACCTACCCCTCGATCCGAATTATCCCCAAGAACGACTAGATTTCATGTTGTCAGATGCTCAATTGTCGGTACTGATTACTCATTCGTCATTAGTTAAAAACTTTCCCAAAATGACGGTACTTTGCTTGGATACTGACTGGGAAATTATCCAGCAAGAAAGCCAAGAAAATCCTGTCAATTCTTCTACAATTGATAATGTGGCTTATGTAATTTATACCTCTGGTTCAACTGGTAAGCCTAAAGGAGTTTTAGGTTTGCATAGAGGCGCTATCAATCGTTTTTATTGGATGTGGCAAACTTATCCTTTTAAAGAAGAAGAAGTTTGTTGTCAGAAAACATCGTTAAACTTTGTAGATTCTGTTTGGGAGATTTTTGGGCCATTACTGCAAGGAATACGGACGATTATTATCAGCGATCGCATTCTCAAAGACCCTCATCAGTTCGTAGAAACTCTCGCCAACAATCAAGTAACCCGACTTGTCTTAGTTCCTTCTTTACTGAGGTTACTTTTAGATACGTTTGCTGACTTGCAAAAACGGCTACCAAAATTAAATTTTTGGGTAACGAGTGGAGAAACACTTTCGGTAGAATTATTACAAAAGTTTCAGCAGATTTTACCTAAAAGTACGCTGTTAAATCTTTACGGTTCTTCCGAAGTTTCGGCTGATGTCACTTGCTATAATATCGATCCGCAAAATAAAGTTAATTCGCAAGTTTTAATAGGTCGTGCGATCGCTAATACCCAAATCTATGTCCTAGACAAAAATTTACAACCTGTTCCCATTGGTATACCTGGTGAACTATATGTCGGTGGCGCAGGATTGGCGCGAGGTTATCTCAATCGTCCCGAATTAACATTGGAGAGATTCATTCCTAATCCATTAGCAAGCGTTCATACTGAACTATCTACAAAACTGTACAAAACTGGCGATTTGGTTCGCTATTTACCAGATGGCAATTTGGAATTTCTCGGACGCATCGATAACCAAGTCAAAATTCGTGGTTTTAGGATCGAATTAGGAGAAATTGAAGCGGTACTAGCTCAACATCCATCTGTGCGACAGGTAATAGTTTTGGCTAGGGAAAATGAAATAAATAATCAGCAATTGGTGGCTTATCTCATATCCGATCCAGAACAGGCGATCGCAGTCAGCGAACTTCATCGCCTGCTGCAAGAAAAGCTGCCTAACTATATGATACCATCTGCTTTCATTGTGTTAGAAACTTTACCATTACTACCCAATGGTAAAGTAGACTGTCGAGCGCTACCAGCACTAGAACAAGCGCGTCCAAAATTGGAAGCAGCTTATCAAGCACCGCGAACGGAAATAGAACAAACGATTGCTGCTATTTGGCAAGAATTCCTTCATTTAGAAGAAGTAGGTATTCAGGATAACTTCTTCGATTTGGGGGGTGATTCATTGCTCTTAGTTCGCGTTCATAGCCAGATGCAAAAAATATTTCAGCGAGAGTTTTCTTTAGTTGGAATGTTTCAATATCCAACTATTGGCTACTTAGCTGAATATTTAATTAAGGAGGAAAACAAACAGCGATCCTATGCAAATAATTCTCAATCATCTATAACTCCGACAGATTCCATCAACCGCCGCCGACAAGTCCGACAAGAACATCGAGCAGCAAGACAAAGAAGAGAGTAGTCTTAGAAGCTTTCCAATATCTTCAACCCAAATAAGTAGGAAAAACTGATGTTAAACAAACAAGAAATGCTGACAATCAAAACCTCCTTTGAACCCGAAAACACGAGCACATATAGTATCAAACAAAAAACAATTGAACTCTTCGATCCATCTACTATAACTGGCTCTTTAGAAGAAACGATCGAGATGCAAATTAAAGCTGTAACTCGCGAATTCTTAGCTAACAATAAAACCAACACTGATATTGATTTTCAAACGTTAACCCAAAACTTTTGCGATCCTGAAATTCCCATAGAACCAGCTAGTTTTGAAAGCTACCTCGAATATTTATCCAGCAACGTAATTAGCCATTCAATCCACACATCATCGCCGCGATTTATCGGTCACATGACTGCCGCACTTCCCTATTTCGTGCAGCCTCTAGCTAAACTGATGACGGCGATGAATCAAAACGCAGTTAAAATAGAAACTGCTAAAGCTTTTAGTCCTTATGAACGTCAAGCTTTAGCGATGATTCATCAACTGATTTACAACTTTAGCGATCGCTTTTACGCCCAGCATATTCAAAATAGTGAGAGTACATTAGGAATTTTGCTGTCTGGAGGTACTACAGCGAATATCACGGCACTTTGGTGTGCCAGAAATAATTTTTTAGGGCCAAAAGATGACTTTCTTGGTATAGAAAAGGAAGGTTTAACAGCCGCCTTAGATTATTATGGCTACAAAGGTGCGGTAGTAATCGGTTCGGACTTAATGCACTATTCGTTTGAAAAAGCGGCCGATTTGTTGGGTATTGGTACGCGAGGTTTGATTAAAATTAAGAGCGATCGCAACAATCGGATTGACATTCCAGCGCTTCGTCAAGCCGTCGCAGATTGCCGCCACCAAAACAAGCATATTATCGCGATCGTAGGTATTGCTGGCACTACAGACTCAGGTGGAGTCGATTCTCTTTCCGATATGGCGGAGATTGCGCGAGAAGCAAACGTTCACTTCCATGTCGATGCCGCTTGGGGTGGGCCAGTGATTTTTTCGCAACAGCATCGGCATAAACTTTTTGGGATCGAACGTGCTGATTCGGTGACGATTGATGGACATAAACAAATGTATTTGCCAATGGGTATTGGCATGGTGTTTTTGCGCGATCCGATAATGGCACAAGCAATCGAAAAAAATGCCAGTTATACCATGCGTAAAGGTTCTTTTGATTTAGGTAAACGCGCTTTGGAAGGTTCTCGACCGGCAATGGCATTATTCCTTCATGCTGGACTAAACTTAATTGGGGTAAAGGGATATGAATTTTTGATTGATGAAGGAATTCGCAAGACCCAATATATGGCCGATCGCATTCGCAGTCTAGCAGAATTTCAGTTATTAGCAAAACCGGAGATTAACCTTTTAATTTACCGTTATATACCGGAGTCATTGCGAGAGAGTGCGGCTAAAAATAAGTTAACTGAAAGCGAAAATCAGCTAATCAATAGATTTAACGAACGACTTCAAAAAGCTCAGCGCCAAGCAGGTCGTAGTTTTATTTCGCGGACAACTAAAACCACGATCTGTTCTGGAAAAGAAATTCCAATTATCGCATTGCGAGCAGTAATTGCCAATCCACTCACCACTGAAAATGACATTGATGCAGTTTTAAACGACCAGATCGAGATTGCTTTAGAGATTTCGATGCCTAATTTTCTAGAAACTACAGAAAATGTAGCTTAGTAAATGTTTGAAAATTCCCGATACAACAACACTCAACTTATGTACTCAGCAAATTCATCTTTGGCAGAAAATTCTCGCTCTCTTTATAATAATTGGGCTTTTGCTTACCCAGTAAGCAAAGAGGGAATAGAACTTTGGCTAGATTTTATGCAGGAACATATCTTCAAACATCTTCCAAAGGAAGCGTACCTTTTAGACATTGGCTGTGGAAAAGGAGAAATAGTAAAAAGTCTGATTGAAAAAGGTTATCAAGTAACCGGATTGGATATCTCCGAAGAAATGTTAAATTATGCTCGCGAGAATGTACCTAATGGTCAATTTATCCGAGATGACATCCGCTTTTGTAAATTGCCATCTAACTTTGATGCAATTGTTTCATCAAATAATGTCTTCAGCTATATATTGACTCTTGAAGATTTGACAAAAGCTTTCCAAAACGTTTATTCAGCACTTGGAAAAAATGGCTGGTTTGGGTTTGATTTGAGTGAGGGAGAACGAGCTTCAGACCCTAGTAATTCAGTTGAAGATGAATTTATTGGTGAAATAGCAGATGATTATGTTTGGCTTCAGCATTCCAGTCATTCTCCCGATGGTAAATCATGCCAAGTCAAGCACGTAACCTTCCGATTACTGAATGGAAACTGGGAACGTTCAGATGTGAATTTTGCACAACGAGGTTATTCTCGTTCGGAAGTTGAATCTGCCCTAGAAAAGGTAGGATTTGAGAAAGTTACAATCTACGATCTAGCCAAAGACTTTCCAATCAATATCCTTAAAGACTCAAGGATAATATACGTTTTTCGTAAACCTTAGCTTCAGAGCGTGTTTGCCAAGTTTACTTGGATAATGAGGAACAGTAATGCCCATGAATAGTTCAAATCAATTTAATCGTTTTGATGGAAAGGATGAAATCGCAATCGTCGGTATGGCGGGGCGTTTTCCCGGTGCTAAAAACGTTGATGATTTTTGGCAAAACTTGCGCGATGGGGTAGAATCAATTTCTTTTTTCACAGATGAAGAACTGATATCTACAGGTACAGACTCAGCCTTACTCAATGACTCTAAATATGTCAAAGCAGGCACTATACTGGAAGATATAGAACTATTTGACGCGGCATTTTTCGGCTTTACACCTAGAGAAGCTGAAATCGCAGATCCCCAACAGCGTCTTTTCTTAGAATGTGCTTGGGAAGCTTTAGAAAATGCTGGTTACGATTCGGAAAGTTATCCAGGTCAAATTGGTTTATTTGCAGGTGTAACTCTGAGCAGTTACTTATTTTATAACCTGTATTCCAATCGCAATTTAATAGAATCACTCGATCCGTTCCAAGTGTTAATTGGAAATGACAAAGACCACCTTTGTACGCAAACTTCTTACAAATTAAACCTCAAAGGGCCGAGCATCAACGTTCAAACTACCTGTTCTACTTCATTGGTTGCCGTTCACTTAGCTTGCCAAAGTTTGCTCAATGGTGAAAGCGATATAGTGTTAGCTGGTGGTGTTTCAATTCAAGTACCACAAAAAACTGGTTATCGCTATCAAGAAGGAGGAATTAATTCTCCTGACGGACATTGCCGAGCTTTCGATGCAAATGCTCAAGGAACTATTTTTGGCAGTGGTTTAGGTATTGTTGTCTTGAAACGATTAGAAGATGCTGTAGCGGACGGAGATTGTATTCATGCAGTTATTAAAGGTTCCGCGATTAATAATGATGGTTCTTTAAAGGTTGGTTACACAGCGCCCAGTGTAGAAGGTCAAAGGGAGGTGATTTTAGAAGCACTTGCTTTAGCTGGAGTGGAAGCTGAAACTATTAGTTATATTGAGGCGCATGGAACGGGAACTTCCTTGGGAGATCCGATCGAAATTGAAGCTCTAAACCAAGCTTTTCGTACCAACACCGATCGGAATAATTTTTGTGCGATCGGTTCGGTTAAAACGAATGTTGGGCATTTGAATACCGCTGCTGGAATAACAGGTTTAATCAAAACTATTCAAGCACTTAAACACAAACAAATACCTCCCAGTTTGCATTTTCAACAACCCAATCCCCAAATAGATTTTGCCAATAGTCCCTTCTACGTTAATACTAAGTTATCGGCATGGAAAACTAACGGCAATCCGCGTCGTGCTGGAGTCAGTTCTTTTGGAATTGGCGGAACAAATGCTCATGTAATTTTAGAAGAAACTCCAGCAGTTGAAGCTTCTAGTTCCTCACGTCCTTGGCAGTTATTGCTACTGTCAGCAAAAACCAATACAGCATTAGAGACTGCAACTGCGAATTTAGCCACATATTTACAACTGCATCCCCACTCAAATATTGCTGATGTTGCCTACACATTGCAAGTCGGTCGTCGGGCTTTTGAGCATCGCCGAATGGTAGTTTTTCAAGATATTGAAGATGCCATAAATACGCTAACTAATTTAGATCCGCAACGAGTTTTCACGCACTACCAAAAGCCCTCTCACCGTCCAATCGTATTCATGTTTTCTGG from Kamptonema formosum PCC 6407 includes the following:
- a CDS encoding non-ribosomal peptide synthetase; the protein is MSDSQLNQKLNSSIHPSQTDKTLSVLKEIVGKAMGVSSSEIDDRTNFLELGFESVQLLQINGAIKKAFGLNISLKLLIENSSTINELAVYISQQMPSIEPTLTPDRPETNNSKPKKEESLLPEKYLDRQTDNTAIKRLMAQQLEVMSKQLEFLRENISPKQKQPTRIPTETIEPERPKQIPIQNSKSKIQNFPSSANLTPRQKEHLDALIARVIERTQASKNLTQNDRVHHANSRSVLGFRPSIKEMVYPIYPQRSSGARIWDIDGNEYIDMSMGFGALLFGHSPSFIINAIQDYVHQGIQHGPQSALAGKAAQLVCELTGQERACFCNDGSEAVMGAIRIARAITGREKIAFFAGSYHGTLDEVLVAGVPSEDGKLRSIAIAPGIPQHKVEQVIVLDYGNPKSLDIIRSHASELAAILVEPIQSAKPDLQPKEFLHELRQLTQEMGIVLIFDEVITGFRMHPGGMQALWNIRADITTYGKAIGGGMPIGVIAGKATFMDALDGGFWSYGDASYPEVEVTHFAGTFFKHPLVMAATLAALTHLKNSGAKLQEELTTKTIKLVNTLNTYFEQKQLPIQVVHFGSLFRFAYSPTLNWMDLFFYHLLEKGIFALENRRLFLSTAHTDEDIERMIQAVKESISEMQEGGFLPPEVLCRGSAPVPAPNPKGATTGGLPLQENETALPREGGLQTLPLTEAQKELWVMAQMGENVSRAYNQSTTIHLRGSFNLVAARKAIQEVVDRHEALGATFSPSGDYQQINSTLTINIPVVDFSTLDDSDRATHLEEFLATEARQTFNLETGPLVRTQIVKLEEKHHLLVLTVHHIIADGWSLGVLQQELAAIYTAEWQAIAHQLPQPMQLSEYVQWEASQQESAKMAKAEAYWLQQFSSSVPVLELPTDRPRPSVNRYVGTRQSFILDTSFYDALKNASIKFKSTLFTTALAGFLALLHRLTGQEDIVIGIPSAGQLSVEGESLVGHYVNLLPIRSQVGTNPTFTQYLSSIKQVLSDAYDHQIYPFIRLVKKLNLPRDTSRPPLVTILFNWDRPMATLESFSQKVEFVRNTTNSSISDIFLDIHQQNDELVVDCEYNTDLFDSQTIERWMKHWQTLLESIFANPEQRVWDLPLLKSPEIKQLLLEWNDTQTDYPQHCIHELFEAQVECTPDAVAVMFENQSLTYRELNAKANQLAHYLQKLGVNSEVIVGICLERSLDPIVAILGVLKAGGAYLPLDPNYPQERLDFMLSDAQLSVLITHSSLVKNFPKMTVLCLDTDWEIIQQESQENPVNSSTIDNVAYVIYTSGSTGKPKGVLGLHRGAINRFYWMWQTYPFKEEEVCCQKTSLNFVDSVWEIFGPLLQGIRTIIISDRILKDPHQFVETLANNQVTRLVLVPSLLRLLLDTFADLQKRLPKLNFWVTSGETLSVELLQKFQQILPKSTLLNLYGSSEVSADVTCYNIDPQNKVNSQVLIGRAIANTQIYVLDKNLQPVPIGIPGELYVGGAGLARGYLNRPELTLERFIPNPLASVHTELSTKLYKTGDLVRYLPDGNLEFLGRIDNQVKIRGFRIELGEIEAVLAQHPSVRQVIVLARENEINNQQLVAYLISDPEQAIAVSELHRLLQEKLPNYMIPSAFIVLETLPLLPNGKVDCRALPALEQARPKLEAAYQAPRTEIEQTIAAIWQEFLHLEEVGIQDNFFDLGGDSLLLVRVHSQMQKIFQREFSLVGMFQYPTIGYLAEYLIKEENKQRSYANNSQSSITPTDSINRRRQVRQEHRAARQRRE
- the panP gene encoding pyridoxal-dependent aspartate 1-decarboxylase PanP, translating into MLNKQEMLTIKTSFEPENTSTYSIKQKTIELFDPSTITGSLEETIEMQIKAVTREFLANNKTNTDIDFQTLTQNFCDPEIPIEPASFESYLEYLSSNVISHSIHTSSPRFIGHMTAALPYFVQPLAKLMTAMNQNAVKIETAKAFSPYERQALAMIHQLIYNFSDRFYAQHIQNSESTLGILLSGGTTANITALWCARNNFLGPKDDFLGIEKEGLTAALDYYGYKGAVVIGSDLMHYSFEKAADLLGIGTRGLIKIKSDRNNRIDIPALRQAVADCRHQNKHIIAIVGIAGTTDSGGVDSLSDMAEIAREANVHFHVDAAWGGPVIFSQQHRHKLFGIERADSVTIDGHKQMYLPMGIGMVFLRDPIMAQAIEKNASYTMRKGSFDLGKRALEGSRPAMALFLHAGLNLIGVKGYEFLIDEGIRKTQYMADRIRSLAEFQLLAKPEINLLIYRYIPESLRESAAKNKLTESENQLINRFNERLQKAQRQAGRSFISRTTKTTICSGKEIPIIALRAVIANPLTTENDIDAVLNDQIEIALEISMPNFLETTENVA
- a CDS encoding class I SAM-dependent DNA methyltransferase; the encoded protein is MYSANSSLAENSRSLYNNWAFAYPVSKEGIELWLDFMQEHIFKHLPKEAYLLDIGCGKGEIVKSLIEKGYQVTGLDISEEMLNYARENVPNGQFIRDDIRFCKLPSNFDAIVSSNNVFSYILTLEDLTKAFQNVYSALGKNGWFGFDLSEGERASDPSNSVEDEFIGEIADDYVWLQHSSHSPDGKSCQVKHVTFRLLNGNWERSDVNFAQRGYSRSEVESALEKVGFEKVTIYDLAKDFPINILKDSRIIYVFRKP